The Williamsia sp. DF01-3 genome has a window encoding:
- a CDS encoding thiamine pyrophosphate-dependent dehydrogenase E1 component subunit alpha, protein MTSTATNATREAIEPVGSNDPTPSKEVLLDLHRRMVRIRQFETEAGRLMEGGKLPGFLHLYVGQEAVAAGAMSNLRDTDQISSTHRGHGHAVAKGAQFRQMFAELFGRVDGYCKGRGGSMHINDLSIGMLGANGIVGGGIPIAVGAAFAAKYRGEDTVAIPFFGDGASNIGAFHEAANMAGILNLPVVFVCENNGYAEFTALRDHMKLENVADRAPAYGFPSEICDGMDAIAVRAAVGRAVERARNGGGPTLVEAKTYRYYDHQGVKGLRKTYRTVEEVEAWKERDAIKLLEARAVSEGVVTEAEFAQIWAEVDADIAESVKFAENSPFPDLADFALNVYSD, encoded by the coding sequence GTGACTTCGACCGCGACCAACGCAACCCGCGAGGCCATTGAGCCCGTCGGATCCAATGACCCCACCCCGAGCAAAGAAGTGCTGCTCGACCTGCACCGCCGTATGGTCCGGATTCGGCAGTTCGAGACCGAGGCGGGTCGCCTCATGGAGGGCGGCAAGCTTCCAGGCTTCCTGCATCTGTACGTCGGCCAGGAAGCGGTGGCCGCCGGCGCCATGAGCAATCTGCGTGACACCGATCAGATCTCCTCGACCCACCGCGGGCACGGTCACGCCGTGGCCAAGGGCGCGCAGTTCCGGCAGATGTTCGCCGAACTGTTCGGCCGGGTCGACGGCTACTGCAAGGGCCGCGGCGGCTCGATGCACATCAACGACCTCTCCATCGGCATGCTCGGCGCCAACGGCATTGTCGGAGGCGGAATCCCGATCGCCGTCGGGGCTGCGTTCGCGGCCAAGTACCGCGGCGAGGACACCGTTGCCATCCCGTTCTTCGGTGACGGTGCAAGCAACATCGGCGCCTTCCATGAAGCGGCCAACATGGCCGGGATCCTGAACCTCCCGGTGGTGTTCGTCTGCGAGAACAACGGCTACGCGGAGTTCACCGCACTGCGCGACCACATGAAGCTCGAGAACGTGGCCGACCGCGCACCCGCGTACGGTTTCCCCAGCGAGATCTGCGACGGCATGGATGCCATCGCCGTGCGTGCCGCGGTGGGTCGCGCCGTTGAACGAGCTCGAAATGGCGGCGGTCCGACGCTGGTCGAGGCCAAGACGTATCGGTACTACGACCACCAGGGTGTCAAGGGCCTGCGCAAAACCTACCGGACCGTCGAAGAGGTCGAGGCCTGGAAAGAACGGGACGCCATCAAGCTGCTCGAGGCCCGCGCGGTCTCCGAAGGTGTTGTCACCGAGGCCGAGTTCGCACAGATCTGGGCCGAGGTGGACGCCGACATCGCCGAATCCGTGAAGTTCGCCGAGAACAGCCCATTCCCGGACCTGGCCGACTTCGCCCTGAACGTCTACAGCGACTGA
- a CDS encoding histidine phosphatase family protein — protein sequence MIEILFVRHGQPVSGVRDPVLAPEEIADAGKLAEWLRHETVDAIVSSPLARARETADTIAAGLGREVDLVLEDLREWDDDISPEDYVALEDMEPDDPRLLAVAAGRFEDYVPQLDLPKFRARARSAMEQVIDHYGSGRVVVVAHGGILNAAIADVLEMSKTFWHNPAYTSVARLRRLDSGVTVVDAINDTAHLRGTVNP from the coding sequence ATGATCGAGATCCTGTTCGTCCGGCATGGCCAACCCGTGTCGGGGGTTCGTGATCCCGTCCTGGCGCCCGAGGAGATCGCCGATGCCGGCAAACTCGCCGAATGGTTGCGACACGAGACGGTCGATGCGATCGTCTCCAGTCCTCTGGCCCGCGCGCGTGAAACCGCTGACACCATCGCAGCCGGGTTGGGCCGCGAGGTGGACCTTGTCCTCGAGGATCTTCGTGAGTGGGACGACGACATCAGCCCTGAAGACTATGTCGCCCTCGAAGACATGGAACCGGACGATCCCCGGCTACTCGCCGTGGCGGCCGGCCGGTTCGAAGACTATGTGCCGCAACTCGATCTGCCGAAGTTCCGTGCCCGCGCCAGGAGTGCGATGGAGCAGGTGATCGACCATTATGGATCGGGACGGGTTGTGGTGGTCGCCCACGGCGGCATCCTCAACGCAGCGATCGCGGACGTACTGGAGATGTCGAAGACGTTCTGGCACAACCCCGCCTACACCTCCGTGGCCCGGCTGCGCCGACTCGATTCCGGTGTCACCGTTGTTGATGCCATCAACGACACCGCCCACCTGCGTGGCACGGTGAACCCATGA
- a CDS encoding AMP-binding protein, which produces MLDRIRDRAMTDPTGTALVDDRTITTWHEVLGILESLGERLIGVAGDPDERIAVIGENNVETLLAHAAAIGRGVGPVAVSRQLKAGEMADQLIDSGSVAVVTGPLGLQSATEAAGKANLRAVIAHNAPAADGVVTWADFLDSPTTSGATTAPDQRPARPPLVYTSGTTGRARGTEVHWLPAPAANAADFASAVAGRSGYPTGTHLVVGPLQHNGPLTSIRHLLSGQPVVILGRFDPERTLELIETHRVTSTLMVPTHFQRLLALPEAVRDRYDVSSLQYVAHTGSACPPDVKRAMIDWFGPVLIESYGGSEIGTVCKIDSAEWLEHPRSVGRAVPPFEAVVVGDEGTELERGTVGVLGFRTPPERGVVYHADPEKTAAAYILPGVATLGDVGYVDDDGYVFITDRVADMVVSGGVNLYPAESERVLLTHPDVAEVAVIGVPDGDLGEALLALVVPVQGISLDVEALAAFAKESMASYKCPKKYVVVDELARNAMGKLDKKALRAPYWATGRTIAG; this is translated from the coding sequence ATGCTCGACCGAATCCGCGATCGGGCGATGACCGATCCCACCGGCACAGCCCTGGTGGACGACCGCACCATCACGACATGGCACGAGGTTCTGGGCATTCTCGAGTCCCTCGGCGAGCGGCTCATCGGTGTGGCCGGCGATCCTGACGAGCGCATTGCGGTGATCGGCGAGAACAACGTGGAAACCCTGCTCGCGCACGCCGCAGCCATCGGCCGCGGCGTAGGGCCGGTGGCGGTATCCCGCCAGCTCAAGGCGGGTGAGATGGCCGACCAGTTGATCGACTCCGGATCCGTCGCGGTGGTCACCGGACCTCTCGGCTTGCAATCGGCGACCGAAGCCGCCGGCAAGGCGAACTTGCGCGCCGTGATCGCACACAACGCACCCGCCGCTGACGGCGTTGTCACCTGGGCTGACTTTCTGGACTCTCCCACCACCTCGGGCGCCACAACCGCTCCCGATCAGCGACCCGCCCGGCCCCCGTTGGTCTACACATCGGGCACAACCGGGCGTGCTCGCGGAACCGAGGTGCACTGGCTGCCCGCGCCCGCGGCGAACGCCGCCGACTTCGCGTCGGCAGTCGCAGGCCGATCGGGATACCCGACGGGCACCCATCTGGTGGTCGGGCCCTTGCAACACAACGGACCGTTGACGTCGATTCGCCATCTGCTCTCCGGCCAACCGGTGGTGATCCTCGGCCGTTTCGATCCCGAGCGGACCTTGGAGTTGATCGAGACCCATCGGGTCACCTCCACGTTGATGGTGCCCACACACTTCCAGCGCCTGCTGGCCTTGCCCGAAGCCGTGCGAGATCGGTACGACGTCTCGAGCTTGCAGTATGTGGCGCATACGGGTTCGGCCTGTCCACCTGACGTGAAGCGCGCGATGATCGACTGGTTCGGGCCAGTACTCATCGAGTCGTACGGCGGCAGCGAGATCGGGACAGTGTGCAAGATCGACTCGGCGGAATGGCTGGAGCATCCACGCTCCGTCGGCCGGGCCGTGCCGCCGTTCGAAGCTGTTGTCGTGGGCGACGAGGGCACCGAACTCGAGCGCGGCACCGTCGGCGTACTGGGATTTCGTACCCCACCCGAACGCGGTGTGGTCTACCACGCTGACCCTGAAAAGACTGCTGCCGCTTACATTTTGCCCGGGGTCGCGACGCTTGGGGACGTCGGCTACGTGGACGACGACGGGTACGTCTTCATCACCGACCGGGTGGCCGACATGGTGGTGTCCGGCGGAGTGAACCTGTACCCGGCCGAGAGTGAGCGAGTGCTGCTGACCCATCCGGACGTCGCCGAGGTCGCCGTGATCGGTGTGCCGGACGGTGATCTCGGCGAGGCGCTCCTTGCGCTTGTTGTTCCCGTACAGGGTATTTCGCTGGACGTCGAGGCCCTCGCCGCGTTCGCCAAGGAGTCGATGGCCTCGTACAAGTGCCCCAAAAAATACGTGGTCGTCGACGAGCTGGCACGAAACGCGATGGGCAAACTCGACAAGAAGGCCCTGCGCGCCCCCTATTGGGCCACCGGCCGCACGATAGCGGGCTGA